TCTGGACAATATTATATTTATGAAACCAAAAATGCTAAGAGAGACCATTGTCAAATTAGTTGATTCTAAATGCCCTTCCTGTTTCGTGCTCCTGGTTTTTCTATGACTGCAATATTCACTACACTGAAATTTACAGCACTGTTCTCAAATAAATGCTATTTAATCTTCCCTTATATGTGTTTATTTCTAAGTTAACCTTTTTAGGTATATATGTTTCTtcatttcgttttgttatttGTCTGTAAGTGAGATTAGTTACAAACGGAGGAACTGAGTCACTCGCTCACCGCCGCCAACAAGGGGAGAGGTTTACCTAACTTGAAAATAATGAGGATGTTCGTCGTCTCGCTTGGTGCTGTAAATCAGGATTCTTGTGTCAACTAAGGTTTTCAAGATACAACTCCCGCACTTTTTCACTCTAAATGTTAACTTTGGTTCATATTTTCATCTGTTTCCACGCGCACTCAACTTTTGGTGGAAACCACAATATAATTATGAGCTTCCCTTTGATCGGAAAATAAATTGAGGTGTACTCAACACTTTTGATAATTCTTCGTCAGACTGATGTTTCCTTTTGTTAGGTTTAATTACACACGATTAGTTACCTGCTTTTTCGAGTCAATTTCCATCTGGGTTTGTTGTtcaattaaaatgttatttttggcAATCAGTTCTTCCTAAAACGAACATAAAACGAATCGAGGGATTTAGTAAGAGTGCTAGAATAAAGTTAGGAACCGATGACGAAAATGTTAAAATCTTTGCTCAATATATCGTGCCCTGCTCTTCCGGTCAGTTGTGAGGAGTTTGAGTGGTTTatttaagttgaaattgttatttctaCAGTGTCATCTATTTACGCCGTTCAttttaataacataaattactAATTAACTGATAAGACGAAATATACTCGCTTGTGAAATGTAAGGCGTAAGTGTCATCTATTTGCGCCGTTcattttaataacgtaaattaatAACTGATAAGACAAAATATACTCGCTTGTGAAATGTAAGGACTCCTTTCTAtaataagaaaacaaagcaataacgCGAATGAAAAACTCCTATCCATGTTTTTATCTCGAAGGCTATGCAAATTAGTCCGTTGTGATCTATTTgattgattgtttgttttttcagctGAAATATGAAGTCGCCATTATTGTAACAAATGCTAAAAATTCATCCTAAGTGGActtcaaatgtaaaaacaaaacataaaacaaaaacaaaaaaagcaggtTTGGAGGTACCTTCATGCGCTCCTCTTCATGTTTTTCAGTCATCAGGGTCCTGATTTTTTCCTCGTTCTCCACGTCAAGGGTCTAATTTAACCCCCCCAAATCAAAATTGATGAGAACACACTTAAAATATGCgacctatctacctatctatttCTCTATCTATTCATTCGCCTATTTTGcttatatataaatatataaatttttttttttagtttttaagtgcgcaaaattaaattatagttatgatgataacaaaatgaaaacaagtatGAATTTGAATTTAATAATATAAAGTAACCCGGTATTGCATTGGATTAGCCgaagttttctggaccaaatACAAAGCGAAGACTTCGCTCTCTGATCAATTTAGAGAACTACCGTTAACCCTCTCAACCAAAAAGAGCCAAAATTTAAACCGATTATGATCACTTGTGTTTTCCGCCCTTCAGGCGATTTGCTTGCCTTTGCTGTTTACACTCTACAAAATGCTACGATCACCTCAACACGTGGACAACacgattttgtttttgtccaatGCACCGTCAGTTTTCTCGTATTTAAGCATATTTTACTCCAATGAAAAAATGCGCAAGCGAACCTATCTTGGTGCTCCTAAATACTTCAGTTTTTGTTCCTGACGATTTCTTTTCATGTGTGAGCAAAAATCTCGAGAAAAAAACTCATAAGAAGCCTGCATAGCCgatgaaataagagttaaattttttgCGAGAAGTATGAAGAGAGCTGGAGGCGACATGGCTGGGTGCACTCTCTTCGCCAGAGTTTTGAAACAGCTTGAGATCATACTCGTGGGAGTGTGAATTTCATGGCTTAAgtcatttaaaatttgtttacgTACCCGCTGAATCCGCAGCTCTTCGATGGCCTACAAATAACCAGTAaggaaataaagttaaaattgtgAAGGCGTGTCAGCAGTCTACGATTTTAAtagttggattttttttctgtatacTTACCACAAAGAGGTTGTTTTTAAACCTTACAGTTCTCGACTCGTCAATACCGATGGTAGCTTCATCTGCACTGGGATAGCTGTTGGACACTTTGGTACCATCTCTACAATCCTGCCGAGTCCCTGTAGCACTCATGTTTTCATCCTGCTTGACAGGTTTCACAGCATCCttcatattttcttcctttgtaaGCCTTTTGTCATTAGCGCTGCTTGAATAAGCCCGCTGACCTATTGTTGTCAATAGTTCAGGTAGTTTGTATTTGTTCCTACTGATGgtttctccattcttttccTGCCAGAAAATTTccacaatttaatttttttggctaGAAGCTGTAAGTTAAAATGTTTAGTTGCTCTAacattttaaactattttagTCTTAATATCGTTGGAAATCTGTAAGCACTGGTTAACATACCCTGacttaactaaaaaaaaacatgtaataaAAACAATGGTGCTCATGatctcacaaaaataaaaagtaatctGAGTCTTATTATAATGTGTCTTTGCTCCAATATACTCCTCTATAAAATCAAACTCGTAACCAACATAAGAGTTCTCCTACAAAATTTAGTACCCTATATTAACGTATCGAAGTAAACAGGTTTGTATTAGGGTGTGGGTTATAGTCAGAAGTAAATTTTTACCTTCCCGCTTGACACATCATCTCCACAAGTGTCACTTGATTCACAGAGCGAAATCAGCACCTCATCTTCAACCTCATCCTCCACTGAGAAAATAGAAGACaagtgtttgttgttatttagtttttctccatttcaaaaattaaaattcaaacctttttgaTGATTGcaaagagagaaaatggagaagggcaaaaaatagttttagcAATAAGAAACTCTTTGAGTTAAATTACACTTTTCAAAATACCAAAACCAAATGATACAAATTTAACAGAGGGAAGAGGAGTCACACCTTAAACAACAGATAAATATACAGTACAAGGTCGAAATAAAGTAACATATCAAAAGTGCTATTGTAAATAGTGTTCTAGTAGGCTTCTCTCGTATAGAAAGACTAGGGAAGGGACAATTTAGTGCGTTGAACTTATTTTAGCTGTTTTAGGCCAAAATATGAATATATGTACGACAAATTGGGAGTATAGAAACGAGAACATGGCTTTATGTGCGAACTATCAATGTTATTAATTAGGGAAATAGTCGAAAGTTTACCTCCATTTGAAGACGAGACGTTTTTCTCCACTTCTTCTTTGCAACTCATCGTGTTTTCTAACAGAAATAAACAACTtcagataaaaatttcaatgtagacagaaaaaagaaaagggtaaaaaccagagaaaaatattgtcgaacattttgaaaactatACATTCAAAATTATTGGCTGAAATTGCGATAAAACCCCTTGGTTTCCTTACCGTCCCTACATTCCCAATGTTCTCTTCATGTTTGCGTTATTTTGTGAGCTTCTTTGCACAAAACTTGAGAAAAAGGCTAACCTTTTTCGATAACAATGGTaaattgttgtgttttttcttcGGTTCGTTTTTTGTCTTAATATTTCATAGGAAAGACTGCGGCGCAACGTACGGTTTCCCGCGCTTTTCGTCATGCGGCGCGGTTACTCAGTAATAACGCAAGAACCTGGGAAGGAACATCATCGTAGTGGATAACAAAATGGCGGAAGTGAAAGTACAAAATCTTCTCCGTTTATACAAGCTTAGAGACAAGTTTGACGCTGTTATTCTAGCTGTTCATGCTTGCCTTGTAGAGCGAGAATTCCGCTGTATCAATTCAGGGGAGGAGGTGAGTTAACAGACAGGGGTAGtgtttaaaaaattgtctcgaggaaaaaaatacaagctGACTCAATGCAAACTGCAAACGAGTTGCcacatttttatttgttgataATATTTTTATACTAGGTGTTAATGAAGTACTTTCCTTGCTCTCGACTAAAGAACATTTATTGCACCATTTTTCTGAAGTGATCTTCAATTCGGACTTTTGTTTCCCCTGCAGAGAAACACACAACAAGAATTTGATTTTGGAGAGACCCTTCCCCCCGACTGGAATTCACTTGATGATGTTTATGCTCTTCAATATCGCAGAGGAAACTTTAACTCTGTGTACATTTTAAAAGCCTTGAGGCTGGGTGATAAAGTGATGCTGTATCTCATGGTATGTATCCTCCACACAAGAGGTTGCAACTATTTGATTGAAAGATAAACAATTAGGTTACAAAATTTCGATGAAtggttttattttctatttcacATTCTATTGAGTCTTATTATATTGTTGGCAGCACCCTGGGGCAATATGAAGCAAATCCTGTGTTCTAAATGGCTACCTGATAATCTTGCCCACTCGCGATCTTGCAGGCATGTTGCCCATTTAGATCTAGCAAAAGAGAAACATTGCATAGAGCAGACTTAaaaaagttcataatttttggacaatgtctGCAATAGAGTTGCAAAAAGTGGCAGAAGTAGTTAAGATAGAAATCATAAACAACTCTTGTGGGTgcattgtgctacaaacacagttggctttctttcctgGCTCTTCAAATAAATTAGTTACTCTTGATTtataataaagcaaaatatttttgctgtATGATAAATCCTTTATTGGCCAAGCTTGTTTGGCATTTTTATTGACCTTGACTTTGTCAGAGTCTGTAAAAGTGCAAAGAGAAGGACatggccaatatccagccatcttgacttCATGCTTGGTCAAAAATGCACACATATTGTAGTGAACCCTATATTTCTCAAATGTATCTTGCTTTCACTCTAATTTTACCTTGCATAATTTGTCACACatctccccacccctccctagTAAAAGTATttccaatcaatttttttatatatggAACAAGACACCTCTGCAAGAGGCcctttctaaaaaaactgtaattaaaaaaaagcattacagttatacctttttcatttttgttgttgcaggtgtcatttgtttgttttttccttgagGTTAATAAACTTTTTCTCATGATAAACAACACTAAGCAGTGAAGGTCACATCAAAAGTGCATTGAGTTAAGTTAGATAGGGAACTGACAACTAAGATGtttaacataatttttattaatttgagTCGAAAGTGTGCAACAGTCGTAAATTCACCAAATTCTACTATGAGCACTAGGAGAACATGTTAATGAACAAAGGAGTAATAGCATAAGATTGCTTCAAGTAAACTAGTGAATTCTTTATCTAGGAAGAAGATGAGTCCAAAATGTTTGACGCAGAATTAGATGTGGATAGCTACACTTCCACATCAGCTGAATACAACTGTGCACAGGGAACCCAACAGATGGACAGGTTTGtctaagaaaaatttcagaaaagacTTCCACTTAATAAATCATCACTTTGCAAGTTTTGCATCTTGTCTATCGGTCAGACTGCATCCATCACCATGTTTTGTACATTCATGACTTAATCATGTTTAAACTATTTCTTTACTTTAAATGATTTCAAAGATTTGgcactttgaaaattttaaatgcaAGTCACTGACTAGCATGGTAGCACTATTTCAGTTACCATTGACAGCAcaagcaaatttatttttcaacaaaagagAAGCATTCGTGTTTACTTTCTGGTACTACCGGTAACAGATCAGTAATTTTTaactataattatttttatcttttgttatGTAGAATATTCAGACGTCTTGATCAgttgaagacaaaaatattcaaagaagtTGTTGACAAATTTACTTCAAGCAGCAGAGCAGGTTCCAATGAGGAAAGAAGACAGAACAGAACAGATAATCAGAGGTACCTACTGATAAAGGGACCTCAATAATCATTTGTTCACAACTGCAATTATATTTTAACAAAGTATATATGAATGAGTTCATTAATACACCTGTTTCATAGGGAGCAACCAAGCAGATTGATTGATGATGACCCACTGAGAATACCTCCACGCAGACCACCAGACTTTCATGGGGAATGGTAACAATCatgcttttaaatacttttaaattgTGTGATTTGagtcattttgtttgtttatggaAAATCTGCAAACTTGGTTGACTTGAATCCCTTAAACAAGATCCAATTTCCCTTAACccatttttcagtcatttattaTCAGCTAACTCAAACCCCCATTAACttgaacctttttttgtttcccttgggAGTTCAAATGAGCAGCGTTCTACTGTAGTTTCAAATGAATAAACAGTCAGTCCATCATTCTATTTAACAGCCACATCTCCACAATGGAAATGACTACCAAATTAAATGTGCACAAcaaatttcagttgttttttttctttgggatGGGAGGTTGTTAGGTTGTTTTGACCTCTAATGATAAGCTGAAGGtttctttcttaattatttATCAACTACTTTGTTTATGTATCATTGGAATTTTGGGTTCATTTAAAGAATAGgcaatgataatttttctttctccccaAGGTAGGCATTATCCATTTAATTCAGTTGTACTATACAGAGTTTCTTAACTGTGCAAATGATTTTCTTAGGGCACCACCAGTTGGGCCTTTTGGATATGGTGATGGAGACAGGTTCCCTGGATACCCAGGGTGAGTTATTAGAATCTGAACTCTTCATGTATCATTTGAGCTGCACCGATTTTgcagaagtcatgggttcaaatcccatgcaggcctgaatttttttcaggccttattgttgctactgcttaagtagtgttcactactgcaaagatcgcttccATGTTCATTACTCTGGTTTACAAGGACTGTCATTTGCAAGTTATACTTAACAGTCTGTCAATCTCCTCTAAACCTTGTTGAGTCAGCAAGATGGTGACATATTCAGCCGACCGAAGGGTACCTTACTTTGTTGATTTCCAGTGCTTTGGAAAAACATTCATCAAATGGCATGTTGTAAAGTGGTGTTTTTTACAAACTGTTCAGCGATCATGTAaaaacatattcaaataattactcAACAGTgaacatattattattatcataatgatTATAATTAGTTTTATGCTCTAACCAGTGGTAGTGGTGGCATGTTGATGGACCCTTTTCGTGCAGGAGGTATGGGTGGGGTAGGACCTGGAAGGCTTGGACCACAACCCCTCCCAGGACAGTTGCCAAGGTTTGATTAACTACTGTAACAATTTACAATAGTCCGTATACTTCTTATTCAGTATGTTTTGTGTAATCAGTCAGGCTTTACTTTCAAAGGCAAGATCAATACCACAAGAGTCAGTAAATGAAAATGGCACAATAGTCAAACGATAAATAGTATATATTGTCTTGTCATTTtgtgtcagttttttttctttttttttttttttttttttgatttttaagtaggttttcttacAGTTTTTAAAACTACACAGATTTTAATAAGTGGTTTACTTTCACACAGTATTGTATTGTTACAAAGGGGGCTTTCATTAGCATCCTCAGTTTTCTGTATTCCCAGACACATGCTGGAGGTACAATGCACTGCTGGAACAATTCAAAATATCCAGGATACTACCAACATTTACCTTTCTGCCTGtcgaattcctttttttttcttcaaaataataaattcaagtaaaattaTGTTCTAGAACATGCTGTCTGTTCTTGTTTTAGAGGGGCTGTCCCTCCAGGTGCCAGGTTTGACCCATTTGGACCAGTACCTCGTGGAGGATCACGCACTGATCCTAGGTCAGGAAGATTTGCTGGGTGAGTTTCCATAAACACTAATATTTGTTGTGTAAGGACTGTGATTGTTGTTTACAAGGTTATTTCACTGACAGTTGTATAAAGAAATGATTAGTTCAGGTTGTTATCGTTCAAAAAGTTTTGGGGTGAATCACCCCTTATGAaggcaccagacaggagtgtcaaaatcttgggtctatgaattgtaacttctttggttacattcattaaatctgtaaaccagagtagcatcaaaccatgtctgattgtccacctggttgccatgtgaactttaatatattgaAAAAGTTTGTCAGCATGTCTATTACTGGCTAGAAGGTCAACAAGTTTTTCACAAGCATCTTTGTGCAGTTTGTATCTGAGAGAAACGTGTGaaatgatgtttttctttcactttcatGACATtccacaagtttttttttaattttaaatcatacctttttgccttttgtttagaCCTGACCCAGATCACTTGCCACCACCAGGATATGATGACATGTTCATGtgaaaataatgtaaaagatTTGGTTTTCCAAGCCTAGAATTATGAAGAATCAGCTTGTTATTTCTAAGTTAAACTTAGTTTTATGTGCCTGCTTTAGTTTTATCTGCCTTAATATTTTGCGCAGGTACTGGTACATATACAGCTCAAACATTTTATAAGCCAACATCATCAATGATAATGATTAGGTGGAGTGTAGGGAGTTACAACAAGAATTTCTTCAAGTAATGCAAGGTTGTTTTGTAGATTGGAGCTGGCAAAATTCTCTAGCTTCAACATCATTACAGTTGGTAGC
The sequence above is a segment of the Pocillopora verrucosa isolate sample1 chromosome 5, ASM3666991v2, whole genome shotgun sequence genome. Coding sequences within it:
- the LOC131779400 gene encoding proteasome inhibitor PI31 subunit-like isoform X1, whose protein sequence is MAEVKVQNLLRLYKLRDKFDAVILAVHACLVEREFRCINSGEERNTQQEFDFGETLPPDWNSLDDVYALQYRRGNFNSVYILKALRLGDKVMLYLMEEDESKMFDAELDVDSYTSTSAEYNCAQGTQQMDRIFRRLDQLKTKIFKEVVDKFTSSSRAGSNEERRQNRTDNQREQPSRLIDDDPLRIPPRRPPDFHGEWAPPVGPFGYGDGDRFPGYPGGSGGMLMDPFRAGGMGGVGPGRLGPQPLPGQLPRGAVPPGARFDPFGPVPRGGSRTDPRSGRFAGPDPDHLPPPGYDDMFM
- the LOC131779393 gene encoding myosin-8-like; this translates as MSCKEEVEKNVSSSNGVEDEVEDEVLISLCESSDTCGDDVSSGKEKNGETISRNKYKLPELLTTIGQRAYSSSANDKRLTKEENMKDAVKPVKQDENMSATGTRQDCRDGTKVSNSYPSADEATIGIDESRTVRFKNNLFVAIEELRIQRTLDVENEEKIRTLMTEKHEEERMKEELIAKNNILIEQQTQMEIDSKKQQEDRLLQYEEDKAKHALAVECAEKELKVLKDEVRTLHLVKYKLEKKIKEQDRLIQLQNSARDSHESQISTLEKRSKKALDRCIQLAELVEKTETKGNVLSTAYDKKPCDKCT
- the LOC131779400 gene encoding proteasome inhibitor PI31 subunit-like isoform X2, whose translation is MAEVKVQNLLRLYKLRDKFDAVILAVHACLVEREFRCINSGEERNTQQEFDFGETLPPDWNSLDDVYALQYRRGNFNSVYILKALRLGDKVMLYLMEEDESKMFDAELDVDSYTSTSAEYNCAQGTQQMDRIFRRLDQLKTKIFKEVVDKFTSSSRAGSNEERRQNRTDNQREQPSRLIDDDPLRIPPRRPPDFHGEWAPPVGPFGYGDGDRFPGYPGGAVPPGARFDPFGPVPRGGSRTDPRSGRFAGPDPDHLPPPGYDDMFM